The proteins below are encoded in one region of Triticum aestivum cultivar Chinese Spring chromosome 1B, IWGSC CS RefSeq v2.1, whole genome shotgun sequence:
- the LOC123142717 gene encoding chaperonin CPN60-like 2, mitochondrial produces MYRAAAAAISRSSSSALRRQLARGGFGGGGGEQRQWVRGYAAKEVTFGVGARAAMLRGVNDLADAVKVTMGPKGRNVVIERSNRSPKVTKDGVTVAKSIEFEDSAKNVGASLVKQVADATNKAAGDGTTCATVLTQAILTEGCKAVAAGVNVMDLRKGINKAISAVTAHLKSKAWMIDSPDEINQVATISANGEKEIGDLISKAMGIVGKDGVITIADGKTLDNELEAVQGMKLTRGYISPYFVTDQKTQKCELKDPLILIHDKKISNMNSLLPAVQISIQNRRPLLIFAEDVDGEALSMLVLNKHRAGLKICAVKAPGFGENRRANLDDMAVLTGGQVISEDQGLDLDKVELQMLGTAKKVTVSLDDTIILDGGGERQQIEERCQQLRESLENSTSMFDKEKAQERLSKLSGGVAILKIGGASEAEVGEKKDRVTDALNAARAAVEEGIVPGGGVALLYATKEIDNISTSHEDEKIGVQIIKNALKAPLMTIAANAGIDGAIVIGKLLEQDNLSLGYDAAKGEYVDMIKAGIIDPVKVIRTALQDAASVSLLMTTTEAAVAELPSTKARIASRMPDMSGMGF; encoded by the exons ATgtaccgggcggcggcggcggccatttcGCGGTCCTCCTCCTCGGCGCTGCGGCGGCAGCTCGCCCGCGGCGGcttcggcggcgggggcggggagCAGCGGCAGTGGGTGCGCGGGTATGCGGCGAAGGAGGTCACCTTCGGCGTCGGCGCGCGCGCCGCCATGCTGCGGGGCGTCAACGACCTCGCGGACGCCGTCAAGGTCACCATGGGCCCCAAG GGGCGCAATGTGGTTATCGAGAGATCGAACAGATCCCCTAAGGTCACCAAGGACGGGGTCACCGTTGCCAAGAGCATAGAGTTCGAGGACAGCGCCAAGAATGTCGGGGCGAGCCTGGTGAAGCAGGTCGCGGATGCCACTAACAAGGCAGCAGGAGATG GTACCACTTGCGCAACTGTGCTTACACAGGCAATTCTCACGGAAGGCTGCAAGGCTGTGGCAGCAGGGGTCAATGTTATGGATTTGCGGAAAGGCATAAACAAGGCTATAAGCGCCGTCACTGCTCACCTCAAAAGTAAAGCATGGATGATTGATTCCCCAGATGAAATAAACCAG GTAGCTACAATTTCTGCAAATGGCGAAAAGGAAATTGGAGATCTGATATCAAAAGCTATGGGAATAGTTGGAAAGGATGGCGTCATTACTATTGCT GATGGCAAAACATTGGATAATGAGCTTGAAGCAGTCCAGGGAATGAAGTTGACTAGAGGCTACATATCCCCTTACTTTGTAACTGATCAGAAGACTCAGAAATGT GAGTTGAAAGATCCTCTGATTCTTATTCATGACAAGAAAATCTCAAACATGAATTCACTTCTTCCAGCAGTGCAAATTTCTATTCAG AACCGCAGACCTCTTCTCATTTTTGCTGAGGATGTAGATGGAGAAGCTCTATCAATGCTTGTACTGAACAAGCATCGTGCTGGACTAAAG ATATGTGCCGTCAAAGCTCCTGGATTTGGTGAAAACAGAAGGGCCAATCTGGATGATATGGCTGTTTTAACAGGAGGGCAG GTTATTAGCGAGGACCAAGGTCTTGATCTTGATAAAGTCGAACTACAAATGCTCGGCACAGCTAAGAAG GTTACTGTATCTCTTGATGACACTATCATTCTAGATGGTGGAGGTGAAAGGCAACAGATAGAAGAGAGGTGTCAACAG CTTAGAGAATCACTTGAGAACAGCACCTCCATGTTCGACAAAGAAAAGGCTCAAGAGCGTTTATCAAAATTATCTGGAGGCGTTGCTATTCTCAAG ATTGGTGGAGCTAGTGAAGCTGAAGTTGGTGAGAAAAAAGACAGGGTAACAGATGCTCTAAATGCTGCAAGGGCTGCTGTGGAGGAGGGTATTGTTCCAG GTGGTGGAGTTGCACTTTTATATGCCACCAAGGAGATCGACAATATTAGCACATCGCATGAGGATGAAAAGATTGGAGTTCAGATTATCAAGAATGCTTTGAAG GCCCCTCTGATGACCATAGCTGCAAATGCCGGCATCGATGGTGCCATAGTTATTGGGAAGCTACTGGAACAAGATAATCTTAGTCTGGGCTATGATGCAGCAAAAG GGGAGTATGTTGACATGATCAAGGCTGGTATCATCGACCCCGTGAAGGTGATCCGAACTGCACTTCAAGATGCAGCAAG CGTTTCTCTGCTGATGACAACCACAGAGGCCGCAGTCGCTGAGCTTCCGTCGACAAAAGCCAGAATTGCCAGTCGCATGCCGGACATGAGCGGAATGGGTTTCTGA